One window of Mauremys mutica isolate MM-2020 ecotype Southern chromosome 6, ASM2049712v1, whole genome shotgun sequence genomic DNA carries:
- the RAD17 gene encoding cell cycle checkpoint protein RAD17 isoform X1, with amino-acid sequence MMSKNSSRTKIVPTKVTDWVAPSFDDFFGNTNILSSTLLVKSSGEANQHQKRKDHSSVPESSKNKVLARIKGKSSSIDHICDHSKQNQSQSQNEPWVDKYKPGTQNELAVHKKKIEEVESWLKAQIFQRQPKQGGSVLVLTGPPGCGKSATIQILAKELHVQVQEWTNPISLDFRKEDFKDAFNYESSFQMLPSQAQTALFQDFLLRANKYNKLQMLGESTEADDKLILIEDMPNQFYRDRDSLHEILRRFVRTSRCPLVFIISDSLSGDSNQKLLFPKEIQEELCISSISFNPVAPTMMMKVLNRIATAEASMNGEKFAVPDKTSLELICKGCSGDIRSAINSLQFSSLKEYSSENNLWSRKKGKSTLKSNTEASRTKKKKKADKTLENQEIQAIGGKDASIFLFHALGKILYCKREPLSDSEFPQLPSHLSEYERDTLLVQPEDIVEKSHMPGDLFNLYLHQNYVDFFTDIDDLVRASEYLSAADFLCSNWNSRLTLREYSASVATRGVIHSNTARAFAHCQGGMGFRPFHKPQWFLINKKYQENCLAAKSLFSSFCLPPLCLQTQLLPFLAMLTNPMRNQAQIAFIQDVGRLSLKRHFGGLKLETLTDKDLGMPGFENIDEGDLSAMQPLEVLVQLEKKQINETEPDEFPLTSSQASGSELPGSQPQPITAQAVLEEDELKIDEYDSD; translated from the exons ATGATGTCAAAAAATTCTTCTAGAACAAAGATAGTGCCAACTAAA GTAACAGATTGGGTGGCACCTTCATTTGATGATTTCTTTGGGAATACGAATATCTTATCTAGTACCCTTCTTGTGAAGTCATCTGGGGAGGCTAATCAGCATCAGAAGAGAAAAGATCATTCCTCTGTGCCAGAAAGTAGCAAGAACAAGGTTCTGGCCAGAATCAAAGGAAAGTCATCCTCAATAGATCACATTTGTGATCACTCTAAACAAAATCAAAGCCAGTCTCAAAATGAACCATGGGTGGATAAATACAAACCAGGAACACAG AATGAGCTTGCTGTACATAAGAAGAAGATTGAAGAAGTTGAAAGCTGGTTAAAAGCTCAAATATTTCAAAGGCAGCCAAAGCAG GGTGGCTCTGTTTTAGTGTTAACTGGACCCCCCGGTTGTGGAAAGTCTGCAACTATACAAATATTAGCAAAGGAACTTCATGTTCAGGTGCAAGAATGGACAAATCCAATATCTCTAGACTTTAGGAAAGAAGATTTCAAGGATGCTTTTAACTATG AATCAAGTTTTCAGATGCTTCCCAGTCAGGCCCAGACTGCTCTCTTTCAAGACTTTCTGTTAAGAGCAAATAAGTATAACAAACTTCAGATGCTAGGGGAATCCACAGAGGCTGATGATAAACTTATTCTCATTGAA GATATGCCTAACCAGTTTTATCGTGACCGTGACAGTTTACACGAGATTCTGAG gAGGTTTGTGCGGACAAGTAGATGTCCCCTTGTATTTATAATCTCAGACAGTCTCAGTGGAGACAGCAACCAAAAGTTATTATTTCCAAAGGAAATTCAGGAAGAACTCTGTATATCTAGTATTAG TTTTAACCCTGTGGCTCCAACAATGATGATGAAAGTTCTTAATCGAATAGCTACAGCAGAAGCAAGTATG AATGGAGAAAAATTTGCTGTCCCTGATAAAACCTCTTTAGAGTTGATTTGTAAAGGCTGTTCAGGTGATATTAGAAGTGCAATAAACAGTCTTCAGTTTTCGTCTTTGAAAG AGTACTCATCAGAGAACAACTTGTGGTCAAGGAAAAAAGGGAAGTCTACATTAAAAAGTAATACAGAAGCATCCAGAaccaagaagaaaaagaaagctgATAAGACCTTAGAAAACCAGGAGATACAAGCTATTGGTGGCAAAGATGCCTCCATCTTTCTTTTCCATGCTTTGGGGAAAATACTTTACTGCAAAA GAGAACCACTATCTGATTCAGAATTTCCTCAGCTACCGTCTCATCTATCTGAATATGAAAGAGACACCTTACTTGTCCAACCTGAG GATATTGTAGAAAAGTCACACATGCCTGGGGACCTATTTAATTTATATCTTCACCAAAACTATGTAGATTTTTTCACTGATATAGATGATCTTGTGAGAGCCAGTGAATACTTGAGTGCTGCTGACTTCCTCTGTAGTAACTGGAAT TCACGACTTACACTCAGGGAATACAGTGCATCTGTGGCCACAAGAGGTGTGATACATTCAAATACCGCTAGAGCCTTTGCCCATTGCCAAGGAGGAATGGGTTTTCGGCCTTTTCATAAACCCCAGTGGTTCCTAATCAATAAAAAG tATCAAGAAAACTGCCTCGCTGCAAAATCTCTATTTTCAAGTTTCTGTTTACCACCTTTATGCCTTCAAACCCAGCTGTTGCCTTTTCTTGCCATGCTGACAAATCCAATGAGAAACCAAG CTCAGATTGCCTTTATCCAGGATGTTGGAAGGCTTTCCTTGAAGAGACACTTTGGAGG GTTAAAGCTTGAAACTCTTACAGATAAAGATCTTGGTATGCCAGGCTTTGAAAATATTGACGAAGGAGACCTTTCTGCCATGCAGCCTCTGGAGGTGCTTGTCCAGTTggagaaaaaacaaataaatgagaCTGAGCCAGATGAATTTCCTCTTACTTCCAGCCAGGCTAGTGGAAGTGAACTACCAGGTAGTCAACCTCAGCCTATTACAGCACAAGCAGTCCTGGAGGAAGATGAATTAAAAATAGATGAATATGATAGCGACTGA
- the RAD17 gene encoding cell cycle checkpoint protein RAD17 isoform X3: MHKGGSVLVLTGPPGCGKSATIQILAKELHVQVQEWTNPISLDFRKEDFKDAFNYESSFQMLPSQAQTALFQDFLLRANKYNKLQMLGESTEADDKLILIEDMPNQFYRDRDSLHEILRRFVRTSRCPLVFIISDSLSGDSNQKLLFPKEIQEELCISSISFNPVAPTMMMKVLNRIATAEASMNGEKFAVPDKTSLELICKGCSGDIRSAINSLQFSSLKEYSSENNLWSRKKGKSTLKSNTEASRTKKKKKADKTLENQEIQAIGGKDASIFLFHALGKILYCKREPLSDSEFPQLPSHLSEYERDTLLVQPEDIVEKSHMPGDLFNLYLHQNYVDFFTDIDDLVRASEYLSAADFLCSNWNSRLTLREYSASVATRGVIHSNTARAFAHCQGGMGFRPFHKPQWFLINKKYQENCLAAKSLFSSFCLPPLCLQTQLLPFLAMLTNPMRNQAQIAFIQDVGRLSLKRHFGGLKLETLTDKDLGMPGFENIDEGDLSAMQPLEVLVQLEKKQINETEPDEFPLTSSQASGSELPGSQPQPITAQAVLEEDELKIDEYDSD, encoded by the exons ATGCACAAG GGTGGCTCTGTTTTAGTGTTAACTGGACCCCCCGGTTGTGGAAAGTCTGCAACTATACAAATATTAGCAAAGGAACTTCATGTTCAGGTGCAAGAATGGACAAATCCAATATCTCTAGACTTTAGGAAAGAAGATTTCAAGGATGCTTTTAACTATG AATCAAGTTTTCAGATGCTTCCCAGTCAGGCCCAGACTGCTCTCTTTCAAGACTTTCTGTTAAGAGCAAATAAGTATAACAAACTTCAGATGCTAGGGGAATCCACAGAGGCTGATGATAAACTTATTCTCATTGAA GATATGCCTAACCAGTTTTATCGTGACCGTGACAGTTTACACGAGATTCTGAG gAGGTTTGTGCGGACAAGTAGATGTCCCCTTGTATTTATAATCTCAGACAGTCTCAGTGGAGACAGCAACCAAAAGTTATTATTTCCAAAGGAAATTCAGGAAGAACTCTGTATATCTAGTATTAG TTTTAACCCTGTGGCTCCAACAATGATGATGAAAGTTCTTAATCGAATAGCTACAGCAGAAGCAAGTATG AATGGAGAAAAATTTGCTGTCCCTGATAAAACCTCTTTAGAGTTGATTTGTAAAGGCTGTTCAGGTGATATTAGAAGTGCAATAAACAGTCTTCAGTTTTCGTCTTTGAAAG AGTACTCATCAGAGAACAACTTGTGGTCAAGGAAAAAAGGGAAGTCTACATTAAAAAGTAATACAGAAGCATCCAGAaccaagaagaaaaagaaagctgATAAGACCTTAGAAAACCAGGAGATACAAGCTATTGGTGGCAAAGATGCCTCCATCTTTCTTTTCCATGCTTTGGGGAAAATACTTTACTGCAAAA GAGAACCACTATCTGATTCAGAATTTCCTCAGCTACCGTCTCATCTATCTGAATATGAAAGAGACACCTTACTTGTCCAACCTGAG GATATTGTAGAAAAGTCACACATGCCTGGGGACCTATTTAATTTATATCTTCACCAAAACTATGTAGATTTTTTCACTGATATAGATGATCTTGTGAGAGCCAGTGAATACTTGAGTGCTGCTGACTTCCTCTGTAGTAACTGGAAT TCACGACTTACACTCAGGGAATACAGTGCATCTGTGGCCACAAGAGGTGTGATACATTCAAATACCGCTAGAGCCTTTGCCCATTGCCAAGGAGGAATGGGTTTTCGGCCTTTTCATAAACCCCAGTGGTTCCTAATCAATAAAAAG tATCAAGAAAACTGCCTCGCTGCAAAATCTCTATTTTCAAGTTTCTGTTTACCACCTTTATGCCTTCAAACCCAGCTGTTGCCTTTTCTTGCCATGCTGACAAATCCAATGAGAAACCAAG CTCAGATTGCCTTTATCCAGGATGTTGGAAGGCTTTCCTTGAAGAGACACTTTGGAGG GTTAAAGCTTGAAACTCTTACAGATAAAGATCTTGGTATGCCAGGCTTTGAAAATATTGACGAAGGAGACCTTTCTGCCATGCAGCCTCTGGAGGTGCTTGTCCAGTTggagaaaaaacaaataaatgagaCTGAGCCAGATGAATTTCCTCTTACTTCCAGCCAGGCTAGTGGAAGTGAACTACCAGGTAGTCAACCTCAGCCTATTACAGCACAAGCAGTCCTGGAGGAAGATGAATTAAAAATAGATGAATATGATAGCGACTGA
- the RAD17 gene encoding cell cycle checkpoint protein RAD17 isoform X2 produces MMSKNSSRTKIVPTKVTDWVAPSFDDFFGNTNILSSTLLVKSSGEANQHQKRKDHSSVPESSKNKVLARIKGKSSSIDHICDHSKQNQSQSQNEPWVDKYKPGTQNELAVHKKKIEEVESWLKAQIFQRQPKQGGSVLVLTGPPGCGKSATIQILAKELHVQVQEWTNPISLDFRKEDFKDAFNYESSFQMLPSQAQTALFQDFLLRANKYNKLQMLGESTEADDKLILIEDMPNQFYRDRDSLHEILRRFVRTSRCPLVFIISDSLSGDSNQKLLFPKEIQEELCISSISFNPVAPTMMMKVLNRIATAEASMNGEKFAVPDKTSLELICKGCSGDIRSAINSLQFSSLKEYSSENNLWSRKKGKSTLKSNTEASRTKKKKKADKTLENQEIQAIGGKDASIFLFHALGKILYCKREPLSDSEFPQLPSHLSEYERDTLLVQPEDIVEKSHMPGDLFNLYLHQNYVDFFTDIDDLVRASEYLSAADFLCSNWNSRLTLREYSASVATRGVIHSNTARAFAHCQGGMGFRPFHKPQWFLINKKYQENCLAAKSLFSSFCLPPLCLQTQLLPFLAMLTNPMRNQG; encoded by the exons ATGATGTCAAAAAATTCTTCTAGAACAAAGATAGTGCCAACTAAA GTAACAGATTGGGTGGCACCTTCATTTGATGATTTCTTTGGGAATACGAATATCTTATCTAGTACCCTTCTTGTGAAGTCATCTGGGGAGGCTAATCAGCATCAGAAGAGAAAAGATCATTCCTCTGTGCCAGAAAGTAGCAAGAACAAGGTTCTGGCCAGAATCAAAGGAAAGTCATCCTCAATAGATCACATTTGTGATCACTCTAAACAAAATCAAAGCCAGTCTCAAAATGAACCATGGGTGGATAAATACAAACCAGGAACACAG AATGAGCTTGCTGTACATAAGAAGAAGATTGAAGAAGTTGAAAGCTGGTTAAAAGCTCAAATATTTCAAAGGCAGCCAAAGCAG GGTGGCTCTGTTTTAGTGTTAACTGGACCCCCCGGTTGTGGAAAGTCTGCAACTATACAAATATTAGCAAAGGAACTTCATGTTCAGGTGCAAGAATGGACAAATCCAATATCTCTAGACTTTAGGAAAGAAGATTTCAAGGATGCTTTTAACTATG AATCAAGTTTTCAGATGCTTCCCAGTCAGGCCCAGACTGCTCTCTTTCAAGACTTTCTGTTAAGAGCAAATAAGTATAACAAACTTCAGATGCTAGGGGAATCCACAGAGGCTGATGATAAACTTATTCTCATTGAA GATATGCCTAACCAGTTTTATCGTGACCGTGACAGTTTACACGAGATTCTGAG gAGGTTTGTGCGGACAAGTAGATGTCCCCTTGTATTTATAATCTCAGACAGTCTCAGTGGAGACAGCAACCAAAAGTTATTATTTCCAAAGGAAATTCAGGAAGAACTCTGTATATCTAGTATTAG TTTTAACCCTGTGGCTCCAACAATGATGATGAAAGTTCTTAATCGAATAGCTACAGCAGAAGCAAGTATG AATGGAGAAAAATTTGCTGTCCCTGATAAAACCTCTTTAGAGTTGATTTGTAAAGGCTGTTCAGGTGATATTAGAAGTGCAATAAACAGTCTTCAGTTTTCGTCTTTGAAAG AGTACTCATCAGAGAACAACTTGTGGTCAAGGAAAAAAGGGAAGTCTACATTAAAAAGTAATACAGAAGCATCCAGAaccaagaagaaaaagaaagctgATAAGACCTTAGAAAACCAGGAGATACAAGCTATTGGTGGCAAAGATGCCTCCATCTTTCTTTTCCATGCTTTGGGGAAAATACTTTACTGCAAAA GAGAACCACTATCTGATTCAGAATTTCCTCAGCTACCGTCTCATCTATCTGAATATGAAAGAGACACCTTACTTGTCCAACCTGAG GATATTGTAGAAAAGTCACACATGCCTGGGGACCTATTTAATTTATATCTTCACCAAAACTATGTAGATTTTTTCACTGATATAGATGATCTTGTGAGAGCCAGTGAATACTTGAGTGCTGCTGACTTCCTCTGTAGTAACTGGAAT TCACGACTTACACTCAGGGAATACAGTGCATCTGTGGCCACAAGAGGTGTGATACATTCAAATACCGCTAGAGCCTTTGCCCATTGCCAAGGAGGAATGGGTTTTCGGCCTTTTCATAAACCCCAGTGGTTCCTAATCAATAAAAAG tATCAAGAAAACTGCCTCGCTGCAAAATCTCTATTTTCAAGTTTCTGTTTACCACCTTTATGCCTTCAAACCCAGCTGTTGCCTTTTCTTGCCATGCTGACAAATCCAATGAGAAACCAAG GTTAA